Proteins from a genomic interval of Capsicum annuum cultivar UCD-10X-F1 chromosome 4, UCD10Xv1.1, whole genome shotgun sequence:
- the LOC107867169 gene encoding SUMO-conjugating enzyme SCE1 yields the protein MSGGIARGRLAEERKAWRKNHPHGFVAKPETGTDGSVNLMLWQCSIPGKPSTDWEGGHYPLTMQFSEDYPSKPPKCKFPPNFFHPNVYPSGTVCLSILNEDSGWRPAITVKQILVGIQDLLDLPNPDDPAQTDGYQLYMQDTVEYKRRVKQQAKQYPALL from the exons ATGTCGGGCGGAATAGCGCGTGGTCGTCTTGCTGAGGAGAGGAAAGCATGGCGTAAAAATCACCCTCAT gGTTTTGTGGCAAAGCCGGAGACTGGTACTGATGGGTCTGTTAATTTGATGCTTTGGCAATGTTCTATCCCTGGTAAACCTTCg ACTGACTGGGAGGGCGGTCACTATCCACTAACAATGCAATTCAGTGAAGACTATCCAAGCAAACCCCCGAAGTGCAAGTTTCCACCAAATTTCTTTCATCCAAATGTATATCCTTCAGGAACTGTATGTTTGTCGATCCTCAATGAGGACAGT GGATGGAGGCCAGCCATTACAGTTAAGCAAATTTTGGTGGGTATCCAAGATTTGCTCGACCTGCCAAATCCTGATGATCCAGCACAAACCGATGGTTATCAGCTCTATATGCAG GATACAGTCGAGTACAAGAGGCGAGTGAAGCAGCAGGCCAAACAATATCCAGCTCTACTCTAG
- the LOC107867170 gene encoding uncharacterized protein LOC107867170: MQEWSKIILVAVSSGILVLIVITIIKRRCCPKKPREKNNQNLQNGISKLHHVSLHQLERDGTKKTSNYYVFKQGGVTSTKNFFNWSDHPSLVTDAVENGWSRFAFTTYTPSPSIRSSTARSLLGSCGVGENGNELFEVDISWEICQGSADFMQKIRFNSGVKKLSKSTNFMSASSVIKTSLPLPGPHLGNSSFPQESYFEITILPWNNQDSNNLEIMGKAKEDKLDLEKIKLIREDSSNSKANSESLVHVTSSHHRLNGHQKVQESSKENLKNDQFIVLSIGLTNGGSLPLKLPGSYPGSIGFNSNGSVFLDGMKLVYESQREEWGKAEKVIGCGYNPSQKKVFFTVDSLLVHEIRCKSEEFGNPLYPTLASNGDILVLVNLGQSVFRYPPANLQRTPNPCFISPNMENNSPILGYEDSKELFSMGRIDAQWLNRSNTRSNNNTVNSLKQVLDYDLESEGDLFEIVLDNCNSSSRSPNPL, encoded by the exons ATGCAAGAATGGTCCAAGATTATTTTAGTAGCAGTTTCAAGTGGTATTCTTGTATTAATTGTCATCACGATAATTAAGAGAAGGTGTTGTCCAAAAAAgcctagagaaaaaaataatcagAATTTGCAAAATGGGATATCAAAACTCCATCATGTAAGTCTTCATCAACTAGAAAGAGATGGTACAAAGAAAACTAGtaattattatgttttcaagcaaGGGGGTGTAACATCTACTAAGAATTTTTTCAATTGGTCTGATCATCCATCACTTGTTACTGATGCTGTTGAAAATGGATGGTCAAGATTTGCTTTCACAACTTATACACCATCACCATCCATTAGATCATCAACAGCGAGGTCCCTATTGGGATCATGTGGTGTTGGTGAAAATGGAAATGAATTATTTGAGGTTGACATAAGTTGGGAAATTTGTCAAGGGTCTGCTGATTTTATGCAAAAAATTAGATTCAATTCTGGTGTTAAGAAACTTAGCAAAAGTACAAATTTTATGTCAGCTTCATCTGTTATTAAGACATCTTTGCCCTTACCAGGACCCCATTTGGGTAATTCATCATTtccacaagaatcttattttgaGATTACTATTTTGCCTTGGAATAATCAAGATAGTAATAATCTTGAAATTATGGGAAAGGCAAAAGAGGATAAATTAGATTTGGAGAAAATTAAGCTTATTAGAGAGGATTCTTCAAATTCAAAGGCTAATTCAGAGTCTTTGGTACATGTTACAAGTAGCCATCATAGGCTAAATGGACATCAAAAAGTTCAAGAATCatcaaaggagaatttgaaaaatGATCAGTTCATTGTGTTGTCAATTGGGCTAACAAATGGTGGTTCTCTTCCACTTAAACTTCCAGGAAGCTATCCAGGTTCCATTGGATTTAACTCAAATGGTTCTGTTTTTCTTGATG GTATGAAACTGGTGTATGAATCACAAAGAGAAGAGTGGGGAAAAGCAGAAAAAGTGATTGGTTGTGGATACAATCCAAGccaaaagaaagtatttttcacAGTGGATTCACTTCTAGTGCACGAAATTCGATGCAAATCAGAAGAATTTGGGAACCCACTTTACCCAACTTTAGCATCAAATGGTGACATATTAGTACTAGTAAATCTTGGACAAAGTGTATTCAGATATCCACCAGCAAATTTACAAAGGACACCAAATCCTTGCTTCATTAGTCCTAATATGGAAAATAATTCACCAATTCTTGGATATGAAGACAGCAAGGAACTTTTCTCAATGGGTAGAATTGATGCACAATGGCTCAATAGAAGTAATACAAGAAGCAATAACAATACTGTTAATAGTTTGAAACAAGTATTAGATTATGATTTGGAGTCTGAAGGTGATTTATTTGAAATTGTGTTAGATAATTGTAATAGTTCTTCAAGATCTCCCAACCCCTTGTAG